One stretch of Armigeres subalbatus isolate Guangzhou_Male chromosome 2, GZ_Asu_2, whole genome shotgun sequence DNA includes these proteins:
- the LOC134209429 gene encoding uncharacterized protein LOC134209429 codes for MSIFDPLGLFSNVLIGLRILLQEIWWSAINWDDEIPDSLHEKWDQWLHILPQLQDISIQRCYRSLTSINSDMLIQLHTFVDASELGYAAVVYLRFKQGNTVECMIVGAKSLVALFKFVSIPMLELQSAIIGTRLANSICEALSFKITDRFFWTDARNVLCWLRSDHRQYSPYVGWRVSEILDSTAIKDWKWISSKDNVTDEATKWRRSVDLDSQTAVPSSNIFGMEPAAKNSSSDIRLKGTERNTGPFTKDELLNSSNLLYREAQSALFSEEILILSKSEMSKKAIPKSSSIFTLNPFLDGKRVLGMHGRISACEYATRDAQNPIILPRDHHITKLLVRDYHLRYHHRNHETVLNEIRQVYRIPKLRPLLREVRSECQTCKNQLAFPKPPPMADLSTARLAAYTRPFSYVGIDYFGPMCVAVGRRSAKRWGVLITCLTIRAIHLEVAHSLTADSCIMALRSFMSRRGVPILIYSDRGTNFIAASKELREALREMDQQKVIREITSQHTEWTFLPPASPHMSLCLGAPRSDSEGEPAKDATNETPHR; via the exons ATGTCTATTTTTGACCCTTTGGGTCTGTTCTCCAACGTTCTTATCGGCCTCAGAATACTGTTGCAGGAAATCTGGTGGTCCGCTATAAATTGGGATGACGAAATTCCGGACAGCCTACACGAAAAATGGGATCAATGGTTGCACATTCTACCGCAATTACAAGACATTTCAATTCAACGTTGCTACCGTTCCCTGACGTCAATAAATTCGGACATGCTGATACAGTTACACACCTTTGTGGATGCGAGTGAGTTGGGGTATGCGGCCGTAGTGTATTTACGGTTTAAACAGGGTAACACTGTGGAATGCATGATCGTCGGGGCCAAATCGCTAGTTGCGCTATTTAAATTCGTATCCATCCCGATGTTGGAGCTTCAAAGCGCCATCATTGGTACCAGACTTGCTAACTCAATTTGTGAAGCTTTGTCCTTCAAAATCACAGACAGGTTTTTCTGGACAGATGCTCGAAACGTTCTGTGTTGGTTGCGTTCCGACCATCGCCAATATTCTCCATACGTAGGTTGGCGAGTCAGTGAAATACTGGATTCAACTGCTATCAAGGACTGGAAGTGGATAAGCTCGAAGGACAATGTGACGGACGAGGCGACTAAATGGAGGCGGTCGGTCGATCTTGATAGCCAAA CCGCTGTTCCAAGCAGCAACATATTCGGAATGGAACCGGCTGCTAAAAACAGCAGCAGCGATATTCGGCTGAAAGGTACAGAACGCAATACGGGGCCGTTTACCAAAGATGAGCTTCTAAACTCATCAAACCTACTCTATCGTGAAGCTCAAAGTGCGTTATTCTCCGAAGAGATACTCATACTATCGAAATCCGAAATGTCTAAAAAGGCGATTCCAAAGTCTAGTTCTATATTCACTTTGAATCCATTTTTAGATGGAAAGCGAGTATTAGGAATGCATGGCCGGATTAGTGCTTGTGAATATGCCACCAGGGATGCCCAAAATCCGATAATACTTCCGAGGGACCATCACATAACAAAATTACTAGTGCGAGATTACCATTTGCGGTATCACCATCGTAACCATGAGACCGTTCTGAACGAGATAAGGCAAGTGTATAGGATTCCAAAGCTGCGTCCATTGTTACGGGAAGTTAGATCAGAATGTCAAACGTGCAAAAATCAGCTTGCTTTCCCTAAACCTCCTCCAATGGCCGATCTTTCAACTGCTAGATTAGCAGCTTATACAAGGCCTTTTTCGTATGTTGGAATTGACTATTTTGGACCCATGTGTGTGGCAGTAGGACGACGAAGTGCGAAACGTTGGGGCGTTCTGATAACGTGCCTAACGATAAGGGCGATACATTTAGAAGTTGCGCACTCGCTAACCGCTGATTCTTGCATCATGGCATTGCGATCCTTCATGTCCAGGCGAGGAGTTCCAATTCTAATATATAGTGATCGTGGGACCAACTTCATTGCAGCGAGTAAGGAACTGAGAGAGGCATTGCGCGAAATGGATCAGCAAAAAGTCATTCGAGAGATAACCAGTCAACATACCGAGTGGACATTCCTTCCTCCtgcttctccgcacatgagttTGTGCTTGGGAGCGCCTCGTTCAGACAGTGAAGGTGAACCTGCAAAGGATGCTACCAACGAGACGCCCCACCGGTGA